The Prevotella melaninogenica genome has a segment encoding these proteins:
- the mobB gene encoding conjugal transfer protein MobB — protein MIAKISATENLGGAIGYNFKKVEKGEASILLAQGLYQNKEGTYTMAEVFTDMQAVIPEKCRTKKMVFHCSLNPHPDEKLSNETLTQIEREYMETLGYGKQPYIVFKHNDIAREHIHIVSLRVDSEGKKINDKFEKRRSKQITDTLERKYNLIPSSKVSNKEEVETPKVDISKENIMEQVASALRMVLKHYKFCSLGELNAILSRYHLAVEEVKTEFRGKKYDGLVYVPTDDKGDKVGTPIHASDIGRGVGYTAVQNRMQKSKQNVKPLIPTIRNKVLQTMRTSPKTEKELRQRLEEQGLRVFIRKNESGRIYGITFIDDKEGVALNGSRLGKGYTANVFNGYFSNPANNPFLDETLYGSPSVHLDQSATVHPSQLNAEESDNLVDELIEDMADGSFLPTCNDDWKETAWQRKLRRQSKVNLKRRKR, from the coding sequence ATGATAGCGAAGATTTCAGCAACGGAAAACCTTGGAGGGGCAATCGGCTACAACTTCAAAAAGGTGGAGAAAGGGGAAGCAAGCATTCTCCTTGCCCAAGGCTTGTATCAAAACAAAGAGGGAACTTATACGATGGCTGAAGTATTTACCGATATGCAAGCAGTTATTCCAGAGAAATGCCGAACAAAAAAGATGGTGTTCCATTGCTCCCTCAATCCTCACCCAGACGAGAAACTCTCCAATGAAACACTTACGCAGATTGAAAGAGAGTATATGGAAACTCTCGGCTACGGAAAACAACCCTACATCGTGTTCAAGCACAACGACATCGCCCGTGAGCATATACACATCGTATCGCTTCGGGTGGATAGTGAAGGAAAGAAAATCAACGATAAATTTGAAAAGCGAAGGAGCAAGCAGATTACTGATACCTTGGAAAGGAAGTACAATCTTATTCCGAGTTCAAAGGTCAGCAATAAGGAGGAAGTAGAAACGCCCAAGGTGGACATAAGTAAGGAAAATATTATGGAGCAGGTGGCAAGTGCCCTTCGCATGGTGCTGAAACATTATAAGTTCTGTTCATTAGGAGAGCTGAATGCTATTCTTTCCCGATACCATCTTGCAGTAGAAGAAGTGAAGACGGAGTTTCGGGGAAAGAAGTATGACGGACTGGTTTATGTTCCAACTGATGATAAGGGCGACAAGGTAGGCACACCCATCCATGCCTCGGACATCGGTCGTGGTGTGGGCTATACTGCCGTACAGAACAGGATGCAGAAGTCGAAACAAAACGTCAAACCACTGATACCAACCATCAGGAACAAAGTGTTACAAACTATGCGTACCTCTCCAAAGACAGAGAAAGAACTTCGGCAACGATTGGAGGAACAAGGCTTGCGAGTGTTTATCCGAAAGAACGAAAGCGGGCGCATCTATGGCATCACGTTCATTGACGACAAGGAGGGCGTTGCGCTCAATGGTTCTCGATTAGGTAAGGGATATACCGCCAATGTATTCAATGGCTATTTCTCTAATCCTGCTAATAACCCATTCTTGGACGAAACGCTGTACGGCAGTCCGTCTGTACATTTGGATCAATCTGCAACCGTTCACCCTTCGCAGCTAAATGCGGAGGAAAGCGACAACCTTGTCGATGAACTTATCGAGGATATGGCAGATGGTTCTTTCCTACCTACGTGCAACGATGATTGGAAGGAAACAGCTTGGCAACGTAAACTCCGTAGACAAAGTAAGGTAAATCTTAAACGTAGGAAGCGCTAA
- a CDS encoding division plane positioning ATPase MipZ, whose translation MENKQQRPLFLGFSSQKGGVGKSTLAEIVSSILYYEQGINLFVMDCDLSQDSFYKLREREKSIVQESEELSKSMQEYFHHLGKKAYRIYKSSPKEAVRTARSKIDGISNEKYQLVIFDFPGHAGTTELMELSLQMYYILSPIEADIQSLVSCLAYAKTITKIGVSMSDSRIKDIILFWNKVDRRVRNIIIDEYTKLIHEYELTLLPGYVYATHRFSHELSTYGLRGVFRSTYQPPARGLRMGTGLDELVNEIILRLNLKTKTENGND comes from the coding sequence ATGGAGAACAAACAACAACGCCCCCTTTTTCTGGGCTTCTCTTCCCAAAAGGGAGGAGTGGGAAAAAGTACTCTTGCCGAAATCGTAAGCAGCATATTATACTACGAGCAAGGCATCAACCTCTTCGTGATGGACTGCGACCTGTCGCAAGACTCTTTCTACAAACTGAGGGAACGTGAGAAAAGTATCGTTCAGGAGAGCGAAGAGCTTTCCAAATCTATGCAGGAGTACTTTCATCACCTCGGCAAAAAAGCATACAGAATTTACAAGTCTTCACCCAAGGAAGCCGTCAGGACTGCACGAAGTAAAATCGACGGTATCAGCAACGAGAAGTACCAGTTGGTTATATTTGATTTCCCGGGACATGCTGGAACAACCGAACTGATGGAACTGTCCCTTCAGATGTACTATATCCTTTCTCCGATTGAAGCCGATATTCAGTCGCTGGTTTCATGTCTGGCATACGCCAAGACTATCACGAAGATTGGAGTTTCGATGTCCGACTCCCGGATAAAGGACATTATCCTGTTCTGGAACAAGGTGGACAGAAGAGTAAGGAACATCATCATCGATGAATATACAAAGCTCATCCATGAATACGAACTCACGCTCCTCCCCGGCTATGTATATGCCACGCACCGCTTCTCTCACGAACTTTCCACATACGGACTGCGCGGAGTGTTCCGCTCTACCTATCAGCCTCCTGCAAGGGGATTACGAATGGGTACAGGGCTGGACGAACTCGTCAATGAGATAATTCTACGTCTCAACCTAAAAACGAAAACAGAAAATGGCAACGATTGA
- a CDS encoding DUF3408 domain-containing protein — translation MATIEERKQQLENKLKKMAEDNVVVKPVTIPNSFDPSEDTESSPATSGEEDNNLEETKEMKTAKEKPVDEIEREETGNTEQKRERKPRMEKPGVPSLSIEDYRSLYFHPVRSQMRTAFSINLETLQNLRNVLQDLGERVSIAAYIDNILREHLREHLELLNSAAAKQRRKTTITL, via the coding sequence ATGGCAACGATTGAGGAAAGAAAGCAACAGCTGGAAAACAAGCTGAAGAAAATGGCAGAGGACAATGTCGTGGTAAAACCTGTCACGATACCAAACTCCTTCGACCCTTCCGAGGATACTGAGTCCTCCCCTGCAACATCAGGGGAGGAAGACAATAATTTAGAAGAGACGAAAGAAATGAAAACAGCAAAAGAAAAACCGGTAGATGAAATAGAAAGAGAGGAAACGGGGAACACGGAACAGAAACGGGAAAGGAAACCGAGAATGGAAAAGCCCGGCGTGCCCTCCCTTTCCATAGAGGACTACCGTTCCCTGTACTTTCATCCCGTCCGCTCCCAAATGCGGACAGCCTTCTCCATTAATCTGGAAACGCTGCAGAACCTGCGCAACGTGTTGCAGGACTTGGGGGAGCGTGTTTCCATAGCCGCATATATAGACAACATTCTTAGGGAACACCTGCGTGAACATTTGGAATTGCTCAACAGTGCGGCAGCAAAACAAAGACGCAAGACAACAATAACACTATGA
- a CDS encoding DUF4134 domain-containing protein, translating to MNKKITLMMLLLMTATIGAYAQGNGIAGINEATKMVTSYFDPGTKLIYAVGAVVGLIGGIKVYNKFSSGDPDTSKTAASWFGACIFLIVAATILRSFFL from the coding sequence ATGAACAAAAAAATTACACTGATGATGCTCCTGCTGATGACTGCCACCATAGGAGCATACGCACAAGGCAATGGTATTGCCGGTATCAATGAAGCTACAAAAATGGTAACCTCCTACTTCGATCCCGGCACGAAACTCATTTATGCCGTAGGGGCGGTAGTGGGGTTGATTGGAGGCATTAAAGTGTACAACAAGTTCTCAAGTGGTGATCCCGATACGAGTAAGACCGCAGCCTCTTGGTTTGGTGCGTGTATCTTCCTCATCGTGGCAGCCACAATTCTGAGAAGTTTCTTCCTGTAA
- a CDS encoding DUF4133 domain-containing protein — translation MAAFEINKGVGRTVEFTGLKAQYLFLFAGGLLAVFILVVILYLCGVSQITCLVIGVVGASLVVWQTFTMNRKYGQYGLMKKGTVRMHPRYLVNRRTVFHLIRNLQPKKAKK, via the coding sequence ATGGCAGCATTTGAAATCAACAAGGGTGTAGGTCGGACGGTGGAATTCACGGGCTTGAAGGCGCAGTACCTCTTCCTCTTTGCAGGAGGCTTGCTGGCAGTCTTTATTCTCGTGGTCATTCTCTATCTCTGTGGAGTCAGCCAAATTACCTGTCTTGTCATAGGTGTAGTGGGTGCCAGCCTTGTGGTATGGCAAACGTTCACCATGAATAGAAAGTATGGGCAATACGGGCTGATGAAAAAAGGAACAGTGCGTATGCACCCACGCTACCTTGTGAACCGCCGTACGGTCTTCCACCTTATCCGTAACCTTCAACCAAAGAAAGCGAAGAAATGA
- the traN gene encoding conjugative transposon protein TraN, with protein sequence MKKIILSMAMLAMVGATATAQENNDGLTPRRRLTSGELFQGMSRAIPTGRVVLPYGLDVTFDKTVHLIFPSAIRYVDLGSQNIIAGKAEDAENVLRVKASVKDFETETNMSVICEDGSFYAFNVKYADEPEKLSIEMKDFLSTTEGRLPSNRSDIYFKELGNESPILVKLMMQTIYQNDKRTIKHIGAQQFGMKFLLRGLYAHNGLLYFHTRMENGTNMPYSVDFIIFKVVDKKMAKRTAIQEQVLQSLRAYHQVMQVRGMGSEHAVFALEQSSLAEDKQLEVTLYERNGSRTLTFHVTAEDLQLAKKIDNLKLKW encoded by the coding sequence ATGAAGAAAATTATTTTATCAATGGCTATGCTTGCCATGGTGGGAGCGACAGCCACAGCACAGGAAAACAATGATGGTCTGACACCAAGACGTCGGCTTACTTCGGGAGAACTCTTTCAAGGTATGAGCCGTGCCATTCCTACAGGGCGTGTCGTACTGCCGTATGGTCTGGACGTTACCTTTGACAAGACCGTGCATCTTATCTTTCCTTCTGCCATTCGTTATGTAGACTTGGGTTCACAGAACATCATCGCAGGGAAGGCGGAGGATGCAGAGAACGTACTGCGTGTAAAGGCTTCGGTGAAGGACTTTGAGACAGAAACCAATATGAGTGTCATCTGTGAGGACGGCTCTTTCTACGCTTTCAACGTAAAGTATGCCGATGAGCCGGAGAAGTTAAGTATCGAGATGAAAGACTTTCTCTCCACGACGGAAGGTAGACTGCCAAGCAATCGCTCTGACATCTATTTTAAGGAACTCGGTAACGAGTCGCCCATATTAGTAAAGCTGATGATGCAGACTATCTATCAGAACGACAAGCGTACCATCAAGCATATCGGTGCACAGCAGTTCGGCATGAAGTTCCTGCTTCGTGGCTTGTATGCCCATAACGGCTTGCTGTATTTCCACACTCGTATGGAAAATGGTACAAACATGCCGTACTCGGTGGATTTTATCATATTCAAGGTGGTGGATAAGAAGATGGCAAAGCGCACTGCCATACAGGAGCAGGTGTTGCAGTCGCTTCGTGCCTATCATCAGGTGATGCAGGTGCGTGGCATGGGTAGTGAACATGCTGTGTTTGCGCTCGAGCAGTCTTCTCTTGCAGAAGACAAGCAGCTTGAAGTGACACTCTATGAGAGAAATGGCAGTCGTACGCTGACTTTCCATGTAACGGCAGAAGACCTGCAGTTGGCAAAGAAGATTGATAACCTCAAACTGAAATGGTAA
- a CDS encoding conjugal transfer protein TraO has protein sequence MVMKKNNIIMTVCIAVAMLLSLPSQAQRLIPKQRGVEVVGSVPLIKGEKFLAADNFGMGASLTRYLGRENYTFVMAEYEQQNMPYRSYNVKLKDALLQVGYMHPVLSERGKNVLLYGGISALSGYEQLNKDKKLLPDGATLLDRSRFVYGGAVHGSVEVFLTDRVLFLVKMQGRFLFGTDVHRFRPAVSAGLRFNF, from the coding sequence ATGGTAATGAAGAAGAACAATATCATTATGACAGTATGCATTGCAGTGGCTATGCTTTTAAGCTTGCCATCGCAGGCACAGCGACTGATACCCAAGCAAAGGGGCGTAGAGGTCGTGGGCAGTGTTCCACTTATCAAGGGAGAAAAGTTTCTTGCTGCTGACAATTTCGGTATGGGAGCATCACTCACCCGTTATCTGGGGCGTGAGAACTATACTTTTGTTATGGCTGAGTATGAACAGCAGAATATGCCGTACAGAAGTTATAACGTAAAACTCAAGGATGCTCTCTTACAAGTGGGCTATATGCATCCGGTTCTCTCCGAAAGAGGTAAGAACGTGCTTCTTTATGGTGGCATATCCGCTTTGAGTGGCTATGAGCAACTGAACAAGGACAAGAAACTGCTGCCCGATGGGGCGACGCTGCTCGATCGCTCCCGCTTTGTCTATGGCGGTGCCGTGCATGGTTCGGTGGAAGTGTTCCTAACAGACAGGGTTCTCTTTCTTGTAAAGATGCAGGGACGTTTCCTCTTTGGAACGGACGTGCATCGTTTCCGTCCTGCTGTTTCTGCAGGACTAAGGTTTAACTTTTAA
- a CDS encoding DUF3872 domain-containing protein: MKKILNTIWVMGVLTLAVFCLSACDRDLDVQQSYPFTVETMPVQKDIIRGQTAEIRCTLKRGGEFADTRYTIRYFQSDGKGLLKNDNGTVFKPNDRYPLTKDVFRLYYTSLSSDRQTIDVYVEDSFGKVQQLTFSFNNEREEGKDKPASSRH, encoded by the coding sequence ATGAAGAAGATATTGAATACGATTTGGGTAATGGGTGTGCTAACCCTTGCTGTGTTTTGCCTATCTGCTTGTGATAGGGATTTGGATGTTCAGCAGTCTTATCCGTTTACGGTGGAAACAATGCCCGTTCAAAAAGACATTATAAGAGGACAGACGGCTGAGATACGCTGCACGCTGAAGCGGGGCGGTGAATTTGCTGACACTCGCTATACGATACGTTATTTCCAGTCTGACGGCAAGGGCTTGCTAAAAAATGACAACGGCACTGTCTTTAAACCGAACGACCGCTATCCGCTAACAAAAGATGTGTTTCGCTTGTACTATACTTCGCTGTCATCTGATCGCCAGACAATTGATGTATATGTGGAGGATAGTTTCGGAAAGGTGCAGCAGCTGACCTTTAGTTTCAACAACGAGCGAGAAGAGGGCAAGGATAAGCCTGCATCTTCTCGTCACTAA
- a CDS encoding glycoside hydrolase family protein produces MRTINSFILLCVFCLFCQPILAQRRVRLADLPPFERAVVVVKYFEGMHGWKDYPYVGYGHQLQPGEYFTANMTERQADSQLRADLWKCFEHFKGYGKDALLLTLLAYNVGVGRLLGYGKYPKSRLLRKIESGDRNFYQEYVSFCRYKGKVLNGLVKRRKVEFALFFII; encoded by the coding sequence ATGCGAACGATAAATTCTTTCATTTTACTTTGTGTATTCTGCCTGTTCTGTCAGCCGATCCTTGCTCAGCGCAGGGTGCGGCTGGCAGACTTGCCACCTTTTGAGCGTGCGGTTGTTGTTGTGAAATACTTTGAGGGCATGCACGGCTGGAAGGATTATCCGTATGTTGGATATGGGCATCAGCTGCAACCAGGCGAATACTTCACTGCGAATATGACGGAACGGCAGGCAGACTCCCAGCTCCGTGCCGACCTTTGGAAATGTTTTGAACACTTCAAAGGCTATGGCAAGGATGCCCTGCTGCTGACCTTGCTTGCCTATAATGTGGGTGTGGGGAGATTGCTTGGATATGGCAAGTACCCTAAGAGTAGACTGTTGCGAAAGATAGAGTCGGGAGACAGGAACTTCTATCAGGAGTATGTTTCGTTCTGCCGATACAAGGGAAAGGTTTTGAATGGGTTAGTCAAACGCCGAAAGGTTGAGTTTGCGTTGTTCTTTATCATCTGA
- a CDS encoding type 1 glutamine amidotransferase family protein, producing the protein MNKETKKVLFVLLNEYTDWEGAFLSTALHVGVIPGSEIKYRVHTVAPTLDAVCSIGGFKTLPDYSFENMPKEYAALVLIGGNQWDSPEAELVEPLVQEALDKGKPVGAICNGASFLCAHGFLNNVKHTGNGLDQLKQWGGERYTNETGYVNAQAVSDKNIVTANITGHLEFTREMLLLLKANTPKKIADWYDFYKNGFVKQ; encoded by the coding sequence ATGAATAAAGAAACAAAAAAGGTACTCTTCGTCTTATTGAATGAGTACACAGATTGGGAAGGTGCTTTTCTCTCTACAGCCCTTCATGTTGGCGTAATACCAGGTAGTGAAATCAAGTACAGAGTGCATACAGTTGCTCCGACATTAGATGCAGTCTGTTCCATTGGTGGATTCAAAACATTGCCCGACTATTCTTTTGAGAACATGCCCAAAGAGTATGCAGCCTTAGTGCTTATCGGTGGCAATCAATGGGATTCTCCTGAAGCAGAACTTGTTGAACCATTGGTACAAGAAGCATTGGATAAGGGCAAACCCGTAGGAGCTATATGCAACGGAGCATCATTTCTGTGTGCTCATGGCTTCTTGAACAACGTAAAACATACGGGTAATGGTCTCGACCAACTTAAACAATGGGGTGGTGAAAGATACACGAACGAAACAGGATATGTGAACGCACAGGCTGTAAGTGATAAAAACATCGTTACAGCAAATATTACTGGTCACTTGGAGTTCACTCGTGAAATGCTCTTACTTCTGAAAGCCAATACTCCTAAAAAGATTGCAGATTGGTATGACTTTTATAAGAATGGATTTGTAAAACAGTAG
- a CDS encoding histidinol phosphate phosphatase has protein sequence MANRPIAYTLKERKGTVGNLKGKIVVQAHPTGRKRVDHRSFCDEVAHATTFTGAEVEAVLRLAAEIAKKHVENGDIVDFGDIGTLTPSFQSKLVEKGKAEFNPKVHITKPVVHLTPSKKYFTLTGVSYERVTAPEKETKKPAKNHSQSGPEIAEP, from the coding sequence ATGGCGAACAGACCCATTGCTTATACGCTAAAGGAGCGTAAAGGAACAGTTGGAAATTTGAAAGGAAAAATCGTTGTGCAGGCACATCCTACAGGACGAAAGAGAGTTGATCATCGTAGTTTCTGTGATGAAGTAGCACACGCTACAACGTTCACAGGTGCAGAGGTTGAGGCTGTTCTCAGACTTGCAGCTGAAATAGCAAAAAAGCACGTTGAGAACGGAGACATTGTAGACTTCGGAGACATCGGGACACTTACACCTTCTTTCCAGAGTAAACTGGTTGAGAAAGGAAAAGCGGAGTTCAACCCAAAGGTTCATATTACGAAACCTGTGGTACACCTCACTCCCTCAAAGAAGTATTTTACACTTACTGGCGTGAGCTACGAACGTGTTACTGCGCCTGAAAAGGAAACTAAGAAGCCAGCTAAGAATCACTCTCAATCGGGACCAGAGATTGCAGAGCCATAA